The window CCCGCGTGACGTTCGACCTGGACCGTATCGAGGAGGCCTTCGACCGCGCGCTCGCGGTGCTGAAGCCCCGCGGCTGGGCCGACGTCCGGAACATCGCGCTCTGCCTCGCGATCGGCGGCGGGGCAGGGTGGCTCGCGGTGCCGCCCGCGCTGCCGCCGACGCCGGTGCCGGAGGTGACGCTCGACGGCAAGCCGCTCGCGATCGCCGGGCGCGATCCGGGCGCGATCCTCGAGGACGCGCGGGAGATCGCGCACGCGTACGTCGCGCGCGAGATCACGGTGCAGGTGCCGGGCGCCTCGGTGACGCGGCGGCGCTCGGAGCTCGGGGCGCGCGTGGAGGCTGGGCGCGTGGCTTCGCTGGTCACGCAGCTCGTGGAGCCGCAGTCGGCGCTGCGGCGCGCGGCGGCGCAGCACGGAAAGCGCATCGCGCTGCCGCTGCCGGTCACGATCGACACGCGGCGCGCGCTCGCGACGCTCCTCGTGATGAAGGACGATCTCGATCGCGCGCCGGCCGACGCGTACGTCGACCTCGCGCGGCACCAGCTCGTGCCGGAGCAAGAGGGGAGGCGCGTCGACGTGTACGCGACCGCGGCTCGGCTCGACGCGGCGCTCGTTCGTGGGGACGCGGCGGTGGAGGCGGTCGTCGATCACGTGCCGGCGGCGCGGACGGTGGCGAGCATCGGTGAGGTCTCGACCGACGACGTGCTCGGGTACTTCGAGACGAGGTACAACCCGGACCGGAAGCACGCGGACCGCTCGTTCAACTTGCGGCTCGCGGCGTCGAAGCTCGACGGGCACGTCGTGATGCCGGGTGAGGTCTTCGACTTCAACGAGGTCGTCGGCGCGCGGGACGAGGCGAACGGGTACAAGGTCGCGGCCGCGATCGCGAACGGCGAGATCGTCGACGGCATCGGCGGCGGGACGTGCCAGATCGCGGGCACGCTCCACGGCGCGGCGTATTTCGCGGGGCTGCCCGTCGTCGAGCGGCGGCCGCACACGCGGCCGAGCTTCTATATCAAGATGGGGATGGACGCGACGGTCGTGTACCCGACCATCACGCTGAAGCTGAGGAACGATTTTCCGCATCCGATCGTGCTCCACGAGACGGTGGAGAACGGCGTCGTCCGCGCGGAGATCCTCGGGCCGAAGCGGACGCGCGACGTCGTGTTCACGCGGAGGATCGAGGACGTCGTGCCGTTCGGCGAGAGCGAGAAGCAGGACGCGGCGTTGCCGAAGGGCACGCGCATCCTCGCGCAGCGCGGCATCCCCGGCTTCAAGGTCCGGCGCGATCGCACGATCCGCGACGGCGAGAAGGTGACGCGCGAGCACGACAAGGACGAGTACCCGCCGACGCAGCAGATCTGGCGCGTCGGCACGGGGCCGACCGACCTGAAGGTGACCGCGGTCGACGACGAGCACCCGGAGTACATCGCGGACGAGCAGCTCACGATCGCGCAGGGCCCCAACATCGAGGACCCGCACGCGCGCCGCAACGGCGTGCGCGCGGGCGGGCCCACGGTCGAAGCGCGCGTCCCCGGCCGCTACGGCACGCGCGGCTGGAGCATCCGGTCTTCCGAGCGCGTCTCGAGCCACGCGAAGCGCGCCGGCCACGCGGTGCGCTCGCGGTAGACGCGTATAGCATCAGGGCGAAGGGGCCATGGCGCGGAGCCTGCGTGCGGCGTCGTGTTCGTCGCGTTGTTCGAGCCGCTTTGCGATGACGCTCAGGAGCGCACGGGGTGGGGGCGTGAGCTTGGCGCGCACGGCGTCGAGGGTCGCGTCGTCGCCCTCGCGCGCGGCCGCCTCCGCGATGCGCGTCAGTCGCACGGTCGAGAGCGGATGGCAGAGAAGGAACGGCGCGATCGCGAGGGTGAAGCGCCGCGCGGACGCGTCGTCGAGGTCGAGCGCCTGTCCGAGGAACACCGTGAGGCAGGGCTCGAGGTTGAGCGCGCCCTTCAAGAGCGCGAGCGCCTTCTTCGCGTCGAGCGCCTTCGCGACCGCCTGGTGCGAGGCGAGGTAGTTCTTCTCCGGCTCGAGCGGAGGTTCTTCCTCGGGCTCGGGTCCCGGGTCGTAGTTGGTGTACCGAACGCCTTTGAAGACGATCGCCGCGGCGGCGAGGTCGGGCTTCGCCACGAGCTCCGCGTAATAGAGCGACGGCATCGGGAGCCCGCGCATGGCGGGCTTCTTCTTCGTCGCGCCGGGCGGTGCGATCCAGCGCTCGATGCTGGTCTGATCGACGTCCCATACACCGATGAAGTGCACGTGTGTCTTCAGCTTGCGGGCGAGGTGACGCGCGAGCCCGAAGTCGGCCGTGTAGCGCTCGCTGTCGAGGACCTCTACCCAGCCGTTCTCGATGCCGCCGATCGCGTAGCCGAGTGTCTTCGTCTTCTCGAGTCGGAGAGGCTCGAGCGGGCGCACCTCGCGCGCGAGCACACGTGCGCCCTTGGCGGTCCAGTAGACCTCGATCTCGTCCCGGATCCGCTCCGGCGTGATCGTTCGACCGAGACGGAGCTGGATCCAGCAGGCGTTCGTCCCCATCGTCGATCGCGATGGTACGCTGCCCTGCGGATGAAGATCGCGCTCGCCGTCACCGGAAGTGTCGCCGCGTACAAAGCGGTCGAGGTCGCGCGTCTCTTCGTGAAGGCGGGGCACGAGGTGATCCCGCTGATGACGGCGTCGGCGACGCGGTTCGTCGGGGCGGTCACGCTCTCGGGGATCTGCGGCGCGAAGGTCGCGGTCGACATGTGGGATCCCGACTATCCCGGCGAGCTGCACGTCGCGATCGCGGACCGCGCGGATGCGATCGTCGTCGTGCCTGCCACCGCGGACGTGCTCGCGCGCTTCGCCGAGGGGCGGGCGGACGATCTCGTCACCGCGACGGTGCTGTGCGCGCGCGGGGCCGTGTTCGTCGCCCCGGCGATGCACCCGCGGATGTGGGCGCACCCCGCGACGCAGCGGAACGTCGCGGCGCTCGGGAACCTGCGGTTCATCGGGCCGGTGCACGGGCTCGTCGCGTCGGGCGACTCCGGGATGGGACGGATGGCGGAGCCGGCGACGATCGTGGACGCGGTGCTGGGTGGGTTGGGTGGCTTCGGCGCTCGAGACCTCGCCGGGCGGCACGTCGTCGTGACGGCGGGGCCGACGTTCGAGGCGATCGATCCGGTGCGCTTCCTCGGCAATCGATCGAGCGGGAAGATGGGGTTCGCGGTCGCGGCGCGGGCGGCG is drawn from Labilithrix sp. and contains these coding sequences:
- a CDS encoding VanW family protein, whose protein sequence is MTFDLDRIEEAFDRALAVLKPRGWADVRNIALCLAIGGGAGWLAVPPALPPTPVPEVTLDGKPLAIAGRDPGAILEDAREIAHAYVAREITVQVPGASVTRRRSELGARVEAGRVASLVTQLVEPQSALRRAAAQHGKRIALPLPVTIDTRRALATLLVMKDDLDRAPADAYVDLARHQLVPEQEGRRVDVYATAARLDAALVRGDAAVEAVVDHVPAARTVASIGEVSTDDVLGYFETRYNPDRKHADRSFNLRLAASKLDGHVVMPGEVFDFNEVVGARDEANGYKVAAAIANGEIVDGIGGGTCQIAGTLHGAAYFAGLPVVERRPHTRPSFYIKMGMDATVVYPTITLKLRNDFPHPIVLHETVENGVVRAEILGPKRTRDVVFTRRIEDVVPFGESEKQDAALPKGTRILAQRGIPGFKVRRDRTIRDGEKVTREHDKDEYPPTQQIWRVGTGPTDLKVTAVDDEHPEYIADEQLTIAQGPNIEDPHARRNGVRAGGPTVEARVPGRYGTRGWSIRSSERVSSHAKRAGHAVRSR
- the coaBC gene encoding bifunctional phosphopantothenoylcysteine decarboxylase/phosphopantothenate--cysteine ligase CoaBC, which encodes MKIALAVTGSVAAYKAVEVARLFVKAGHEVIPLMTASATRFVGAVTLSGICGAKVAVDMWDPDYPGELHVAIADRADAIVVVPATADVLARFAEGRADDLVTATVLCARGAVFVAPAMHPRMWAHPATQRNVAALGNLRFIGPVHGLVASGDSGMGRMAEPATIVDAVLGGLGGFGARDLAGRHVVVTAGPTFEAIDPVRFLGNRSSGKMGFAVAARAAARGARVTLIAGPVALATPGAVVRVDVESAEDMRGALAKALPGADALVMAAAVADFRPDAASATKIKKGEGAAPSIALAKNPDLIAEIGAARTGARPVLVAFALETGDDDAVVAYAKDKLTRKRVDVVVANAAHESLGRGENRVSFVDAEGASPFVAAAKDALADRILDRVVAKLSSARQD